One Prolixibacteraceae bacterium DNA segment encodes these proteins:
- a CDS encoding ATP-binding cassette domain-containing protein: MSIHIKEVSKFFSNQKALDNVVLSLDEGDVVGFLGPNGAGKSTLMKIISGYMRPSSGIVSVLGMDIQESRVKVQQEIGYLPEHNPLYDELYIREYLRHVASLYGVKRPKDRVEEMIALCGISKESNKKIGMLSKGYKQRVGLAQALLHDPKVLILDEPMNGLDPNQIIEIRELIKNVSVGKTVLFSSHIMSEVSQMCDRVVIINEGKIVADDRCDILLREHHMNPRYKVKFKLPLNQENIEQLSVFAKVQRIDHFYLIEARDHTPIEEHIFWFAVETKNPIMHINMFSSELEDVFKSLTTRG, encoded by the coding sequence ATGTCAATTCACATAAAAGAGGTTAGTAAATTTTTTTCAAACCAAAAAGCATTAGACAATGTGGTTCTTTCGCTAGATGAGGGAGATGTTGTGGGTTTTCTTGGCCCCAATGGGGCAGGTAAATCTACCTTAATGAAGATTATTTCTGGTTATATGCGTCCTAGTAGTGGAATAGTATCTGTGTTGGGCATGGATATTCAAGAGAGTCGAGTGAAAGTACAGCAAGAGATTGGATATTTGCCTGAACACAACCCTCTTTATGATGAATTATATATACGAGAGTATTTAAGACATGTAGCTTCTCTTTATGGGGTGAAACGTCCTAAAGATCGAGTGGAGGAGATGATTGCTCTTTGTGGTATATCTAAAGAGTCCAATAAGAAGATCGGGATGTTGTCTAAAGGTTATAAACAGCGTGTTGGGCTTGCTCAAGCTCTTCTTCACGATCCTAAAGTACTGATACTAGACGAACCAATGAATGGACTTGATCCCAATCAAATAATAGAGATTCGAGAGCTTATTAAAAACGTTAGTGTTGGAAAAACTGTACTTTTTTCTTCTCATATAATGAGTGAAGTATCGCAGATGTGTGACCGAGTTGTGATTATTAATGAAGGGAAGATTGTTGCCGATGACCGATGTGATATTTTACTTAGAGAGCATCATATGAATCCACGATACAAGGTGAAGTTTAAATTGCCATTGAATCAAGAAAATATTGAACAACTTTCAGTATTTGCTAAAGTTCAGCGAATAGACCATTTCTACTTGATTGAAGCGCGAGATCACACCCCTATTGAAGAACATATCTTTTGGTTTGCTGTGGAAACAAAGAATCCTATTATGCATATAAATATGTTTAGCTCTGAACTAGAGGATGTCTTTAAGTCTTTGACTACAAGGGGGTAG
- a CDS encoding pyridoxamine 5'-phosphate oxidase family protein: MGKVDQRFVDFIHEHHVMTLATCVNNMPWVANCFYTYDAEENIFIVTTDTKTKHGTQAIENSCVALSIVLETEKVGMIQGLQVSAKMECIEASMFSKYRLKYLKRFPYAVLKQSDLWIISPKQMKFTDNRLGFGKKLIWETEVLL; this comes from the coding sequence ATGGGGAAAGTAGATCAAAGATTTGTAGATTTTATTCATGAGCATCATGTGATGACTCTTGCTACTTGTGTGAATAATATGCCATGGGTTGCAAACTGTTTTTATACTTATGATGCAGAAGAGAATATTTTTATTGTTACTACCGATACAAAAACCAAACATGGAACACAGGCAATAGAAAATAGTTGTGTTGCTCTTAGCATTGTATTGGAGACAGAGAAGGTGGGAATGATTCAGGGACTTCAAGTGTCTGCTAAGATGGAGTGCATCGAGGCATCTATGTTCTCTAAATATCGTTTAAAATATCTAAAGAGATTTCCATATGCAGTACTAAAACAGAGTGATCTTTGGATTATTTCTCCAAAACAGATGAAGTTCACAGACAACCGTCTAGGCTTTGGAAAGAAATTGATCTGGGAGACTGAAGTACTCTTATAA
- the ispG gene encoding (E)-4-hydroxy-3-methylbut-2-enyl-diphosphate synthase: MKDRNFNYVKSLTTFQRQQTSEVIIGGVGVGGDNPIRIQSMTDTNTNDTEATVEQIERIVKEGADFVRMAVPGIKEAENLKNIKRALVEKGINTPLIADIHFNPAAAYEALKHVSKVRINPGNFYDPRAKFKKIEYTHEEYQEELTKIEQKFIPFLEECSKHNTAIRIGANQGSLSDRIMSRYGDTPAGIVESVMEYLRICQKVNFKNVVISIKSSNTRIMVFTVRLMNYRMRLEEMNFPFHIGVTEAGEGEDGRVKSAVGSGTLLADGLGDTIRVSLTEKPENEVKFAKQLISYINKRRGHDHIDAPMFAQTNPFEYERRSQRPIGNIGGRQKNVVVASLNGCSLEEVRSFRDNTIPEYFYDGADIFSLDGEKLPIISLHEYLFEDFHHRKPRFVRMNKNEYDQFKRLNPEVVEKLKRERNVVILMESINQNPTAEMRAFFMELDAAICKNPVILLRQYQENDMNMLRINSAADLGELLIDGYCDGILISNKGSIGYSELKNLSYSLLQASRMRVTKTEFVSCPGCGRTLFELHSTVGTIKKHFSHLNHLKIGVMGCIVNGPGEMGDVDYGYVGSSVGKVNLYKGQRLVKKMIPSEDAVAEMIELMKEYGDWREPDNS, encoded by the coding sequence ATGAAAGACAGAAACTTCAACTATGTCAAAAGCTTAACAACTTTCCAAAGACAACAAACTTCTGAAGTGATAATCGGTGGGGTCGGTGTTGGAGGGGACAATCCCATCCGTATTCAGTCGATGACTGATACAAACACCAACGACACAGAAGCTACTGTTGAGCAAATTGAAAGAATTGTAAAAGAGGGTGCAGACTTTGTTCGTATGGCTGTCCCTGGCATTAAAGAGGCCGAAAACCTAAAAAATATAAAACGAGCACTAGTCGAGAAGGGGATAAACACACCACTAATTGCAGATATCCATTTTAATCCAGCAGCTGCTTACGAGGCATTAAAGCATGTCTCTAAAGTTCGCATAAATCCTGGAAATTTCTACGACCCTAGGGCGAAGTTTAAAAAAATTGAATATACTCACGAAGAGTATCAAGAAGAATTAACAAAAATCGAACAAAAGTTCATTCCATTTCTAGAGGAGTGTTCTAAACACAATACCGCTATTCGTATTGGTGCAAACCAAGGATCTCTTTCAGACCGTATCATGAGTAGATACGGAGATACTCCTGCGGGTATCGTGGAATCAGTGATGGAGTACCTTCGTATTTGCCAAAAGGTAAATTTCAAGAATGTGGTTATCTCTATTAAATCTAGCAATACCCGTATCATGGTCTTTACCGTTAGACTGATGAACTACAGAATGAGACTAGAAGAGATGAATTTCCCATTCCATATCGGAGTAACAGAAGCTGGAGAAGGAGAGGATGGACGAGTAAAATCGGCTGTCGGATCAGGTACACTTCTTGCCGATGGGCTAGGCGACACTATTCGTGTTTCACTTACAGAGAAACCAGAAAACGAGGTGAAATTTGCAAAACAATTAATCTCCTATATCAACAAACGCAGAGGGCACGATCACATCGATGCACCAATGTTTGCACAAACAAACCCTTTTGAATACGAAAGGAGGTCACAACGTCCTATTGGTAATATCGGAGGACGACAAAAGAATGTAGTTGTGGCATCCTTAAACGGATGTTCTCTCGAAGAGGTAAGATCCTTTAGAGACAACACCATTCCCGAATATTTCTACGACGGTGCAGATATCTTTAGTTTAGATGGAGAGAAGCTTCCAATCATTTCGCTTCACGAATATCTATTTGAAGACTTCCACCATCGTAAGCCACGATTTGTTCGTATGAATAAAAACGAATACGATCAATTTAAGAGGTTGAACCCAGAAGTGGTAGAGAAACTGAAAAGAGAGAGAAATGTGGTCATCTTAATGGAGTCTATAAACCAGAACCCAACAGCTGAGATGAGAGCTTTCTTTATGGAGTTGGATGCTGCTATATGCAAAAACCCTGTAATCCTTCTCCGTCAATACCAAGAGAACGACATGAATATGCTACGTATAAACTCGGCAGCAGATCTTGGAGAACTTCTTATTGATGGATACTGTGATGGGATTCTTATCTCTAATAAAGGAAGTATTGGATACAGCGAATTAAAGAACCTATCTTACAGCCTTCTGCAAGCAAGTAGAATGAGAGTAACAAAAACCGAATTTGTCTCTTGTCCTGGTTGTGGTAGAACACTATTCGAACTTCACAGCACAGTAGGAACTATTAAAAAACACTTCTCTCACCTGAATCACCTTAAGATTGGAGTGATGGGATGTATTGTAAATGGACCTGGAGAGATGGGAGATGTAGACTATGGCTATGTCGGATCAAGTGTTGGAAAAGTAAATCTATACAAGGGGCAACGCCTTGTTAAAAAAATGATTCCTAGCGAAGATGCCGTGGCTGAAATGATTGAACTAATGAAAGAGTATGGGGACTGGCGTGAACCAGACAACTCATAA
- a CDS encoding LytTR family transcriptional regulator DNA-binding domain-containing protein: MIKKILTLTGNVEIDFSLIHYLDYEKNIITLKGDSVKYLVRGSLSSLSSQLSDTFVSIDRSRLINVLYVDSLSKDNATVLMKNGESFSVSRRKQNHLRGVLSRVYSDLIPSIRIEA; encoded by the coding sequence ATGATAAAGAAGATTTTAACCTTAACTGGAAATGTTGAGATTGACTTCTCGTTGATACATTACCTAGATTATGAAAAGAATATTATTACGTTGAAGGGGGATTCTGTAAAATATTTGGTTCGAGGTAGTTTGTCAAGTTTGAGTTCTCAACTTTCTGATACATTCGTCTCTATTGATCGTAGTAGACTAATTAATGTTTTGTATGTGGACTCTTTAAGTAAAGATAATGCAACGGTTCTGATGAAGAATGGTGAATCTTTTAGTGTGTCCAGACGTAAACAAAACCACCTTAGAGGTGTTCTTTCAAGAGTATATAGTGATTTAATCCCATCCATAAGGATAGAAGCATAA
- a CDS encoding NAD-dependent epimerase/dehydratase family protein: MILITGGTGMLGAHLLLSLSKGDDRIIATKRKSSDLTSVKNIFNFFEPKEAETLFKKIEWVDADINNPSRLREVMKGVVIVYHTAAIVSFSKKDEKEMILNNREGTANLIDIAIENKVKKFCHVSSVAALEKISDKKFTDEENYWKSDKDKNAYAISKYQSEMEVWRGHEMGLPIVIINPSVILGSGNWQKGSPRFFSTIAKRIYFYTEGGTGFVDVKDCIEAMVQLTSDKNWNEVKGQKFVLNGYNLPYKAIFDNIAKELHVVAPKWKITTSGMKLAYWIEAVLSRLCRRTPKLTKATLKSACNRSYYNGNRIETKIGLQYTPIEQTIHRIAKQYIQEHS; the protein is encoded by the coding sequence ATGATACTAATAACAGGTGGAACTGGAATGTTAGGAGCACATCTTTTGCTTTCATTAAGCAAAGGAGATGATCGAATAATTGCAACAAAACGCAAAAGTAGCGACCTTACTTCTGTTAAAAATATTTTTAATTTCTTCGAACCCAAAGAGGCCGAAACACTATTTAAAAAGATTGAATGGGTAGATGCCGACATAAATAATCCAAGCAGACTAAGAGAAGTCATGAAAGGGGTGGTTATTGTTTATCACACCGCAGCAATCGTTTCATTTTCGAAAAAGGATGAAAAAGAGATGATCCTCAATAACCGTGAAGGAACAGCCAATTTAATTGACATTGCGATAGAGAATAAAGTCAAAAAGTTTTGTCATGTCAGTTCAGTTGCTGCTCTAGAGAAAATATCTGATAAAAAGTTTACAGACGAAGAGAACTATTGGAAGAGTGATAAAGACAAAAATGCATACGCTATCAGTAAGTACCAATCTGAGATGGAGGTATGGAGAGGCCACGAAATGGGGCTTCCTATTGTAATTATTAATCCATCTGTCATCCTCGGTTCGGGCAATTGGCAAAAAGGAAGTCCACGATTTTTTTCAACCATTGCAAAAAGAATATATTTCTACACAGAAGGGGGTACTGGTTTTGTGGATGTAAAAGATTGTATAGAGGCAATGGTTCAGCTAACCTCTGATAAAAATTGGAATGAAGTAAAAGGCCAAAAATTTGTTTTAAACGGATACAATCTTCCATACAAAGCGATCTTCGATAATATTGCAAAAGAGCTTCACGTCGTTGCTCCCAAATGGAAAATCACGACATCTGGAATGAAATTAGCCTACTGGATCGAAGCGGTACTTTCTCGACTATGTAGAAGAACTCCAAAATTAACAAAAGCAACCCTCAAAAGTGCATGCAACAGAAGCTACTACAATGGAAATAGGATAGAGACCAAAATTGGTCTTCAATACACCCCTATCGAACAAACCATTCATCGAATTGCGAAACAATATATACAAGAGCACTCGTAA
- a CDS encoding HAD family phosphatase, with amino-acid sequence MIQFLFDMDGLLLNTEWAWEEAIAFEFRKLVPDFDLSFFSEISGKGIFDITRWFVEKNQIDMDPLELGDLIIKRVIVLFCNEPQSMSGALQFVKDSREKGIGTNLVTSSPKVVVEAFLAETGLSQMFDTVTTGDEVHVVKPDPSIYLKAVEKLDNNTSGVAVFEDSIPGVIAAKAAGLYTVKVHASNHFDRGQDISWSSFDQQKVSSVVDALN; translated from the coding sequence ATGATACAGTTTTTATTTGATATGGATGGCCTACTTCTTAATACAGAGTGGGCTTGGGAAGAGGCTATTGCTTTTGAGTTTCGTAAATTAGTGCCAGACTTTGATCTCTCTTTTTTTTCTGAGATTAGTGGCAAAGGAATATTTGATATAACAAGGTGGTTTGTTGAGAAGAATCAAATAGATATGGATCCTCTTGAACTTGGTGATTTAATTATTAAAAGGGTCATTGTGCTGTTTTGTAATGAACCCCAATCAATGAGTGGCGCATTACAGTTTGTGAAAGATTCTAGAGAGAAGGGGATTGGAACAAACCTTGTAACCTCTTCTCCTAAAGTGGTTGTGGAGGCTTTTCTGGCTGAGACAGGGTTGTCTCAGATGTTTGATACGGTCACTACAGGTGATGAGGTTCATGTGGTAAAACCAGATCCATCTATCTATCTTAAAGCAGTGGAAAAGTTAGATAATAACACTTCTGGTGTTGCGGTTTTTGAAGATAGTATTCCTGGAGTCATCGCAGCCAAAGCTGCAGGATTATACACGGTGAAGGTACATGCATCGAATCACTTCGATAGAGGACAAGACATCTCCTGGAGTTCTTTTGACCAGCAAAAGGTTTCATCGGTAGTGGATGCTTTAAATTGA
- a CDS encoding Fic family protein — protein MRSYIPNDLPIQGLDYQRLFSLVGEANAELARYDGLLQGITNPQVMLSPLTIQEAVLSSKIEGTQATVDEVLEQEAGIRYEGRKLDDIQEVINYRTALYDAYEYLKERPITLSFIKQIHKILLNSVRGQDKSPGEFRKDQNWIGKHGCTIENATFVPPNPLQLENYLDKWQNYIENEEVDVLLQTAIVHAQFELLHPFKDGNGRIGRILIPLFLFQKRKIFQPMFYLSQYLEAHRDEYYNKLQNISRNNDWTGWIEFFLKAITSQAKDNSQKVKDIMSLYDEMKDRVHDITHSQYVIHLLDAIFNKPIFKTSDFITATNIQKPTAMGLLKQLKDHNILKELQPGKGRRAAVLCFPALLNISEGRKVF, from the coding sequence ATGAGGTCATATATTCCAAACGACTTACCTATTCAAGGGTTAGATTACCAGAGATTATTTTCTCTAGTTGGTGAAGCTAATGCTGAGCTTGCTAGATATGATGGTTTGTTACAAGGAATTACAAATCCACAAGTAATGCTATCTCCTTTAACAATTCAAGAGGCTGTGTTATCATCAAAAATTGAAGGAACACAAGCGACCGTTGATGAAGTTTTAGAACAAGAAGCTGGAATAAGATATGAAGGTAGAAAGCTTGATGACATTCAAGAGGTTATTAACTATAGAACAGCACTTTATGACGCTTATGAATACCTAAAGGAACGTCCGATTACTCTTTCTTTTATTAAGCAGATACATAAAATACTACTCAACAGTGTTAGAGGGCAAGACAAGTCTCCTGGTGAATTTAGGAAAGATCAAAATTGGATTGGAAAACATGGCTGTACCATAGAAAATGCGACATTTGTTCCACCAAATCCTTTACAACTTGAAAATTATTTGGATAAGTGGCAAAATTACATTGAAAATGAAGAGGTCGATGTTTTACTGCAAACGGCTATCGTACATGCTCAATTTGAACTTCTACATCCATTCAAAGACGGTAATGGTAGAATAGGGCGTATTCTTATACCACTTTTTCTTTTCCAAAAAAGGAAGATTTTTCAGCCGATGTTCTATTTAAGTCAATATCTTGAGGCTCATAGAGATGAATACTATAATAAATTACAAAATATTTCTAGAAATAATGATTGGACTGGTTGGATTGAATTCTTCCTTAAAGCTATTACTAGTCAAGCTAAAGACAATAGTCAAAAAGTGAAAGATATAATGAGCCTTTATGATGAAATGAAGGATAGAGTGCATGATATTACCCATTCCCAATACGTCATTCATCTATTAGATGCGATTTTTAATAAGCCTATATTTAAAACATCTGACTTTATTACAGCTACCAACATTCAGAAACCAACTGCAATGGGGTTGTTAAAGCAACTGAAAGATCACAACATACTAAAAGAATTACAACCAGGAAAAGGGCGTCGTGCTGCAGTTCTTTGCTTCCCCGCATTATTAAATATATCAGAAGGCCGAAAAGTCTTTTAA
- the metK gene encoding methionine adenosyltransferase, producing MGYLFTSESVSEGHPDKVSDQISDALLDALLAYDPNSKVAIETMVTTGQVVVAGEVKTNTYIDVQKRTRDVINRIGYTKSEYKFDGDSCGILSAIHEQSDDINRGVDREDRKNQGAGDQGMMFGYASTDTDEFMPLSLEISHKLLIELAAIRREGKEMTYLRPDSKSQVTIEYDEDTHQPVRIHTMVLSTQHDDFDEDEAMLNKIREDVKNILLPRTIATLPARVQSLFDENLILHVNPTGKFVIGGPHGDTGLTGRKIIVDTYGGKGAHGGGAFSGKDPSKVDRSAAYASRHIAKNLVAAGVAEEVLVQLSYAIGVAEPINIFVNTYGRSKVALSDNEIANKVSEIFDLRPYAIEERLKLRNPIYEESAAYGHMGRKPQIVKKQFSSPYAGGKEIEVELFTWEKLDYVDKIKEAFNI from the coding sequence ATGGGTTATTTATTTACCTCAGAATCGGTGTCTGAAGGACATCCAGATAAAGTCTCTGATCAGATATCAGATGCACTATTAGATGCATTATTGGCTTACGATCCAAACTCTAAAGTGGCTATTGAGACAATGGTTACTACTGGACAAGTAGTTGTTGCAGGGGAGGTGAAGACCAATACATACATTGACGTTCAAAAGCGTACTCGTGACGTAATTAATAGAATTGGTTATACTAAGAGTGAGTATAAATTTGATGGAGATTCTTGTGGAATATTATCTGCTATTCACGAACAATCTGATGATATTAACCGTGGTGTAGATCGCGAAGATCGTAAAAATCAGGGTGCTGGTGACCAAGGGATGATGTTTGGTTATGCATCAACAGATACGGATGAGTTTATGCCTCTTTCTTTAGAGATTTCACACAAGTTGTTAATTGAGCTTGCTGCGATTCGAAGAGAAGGAAAAGAGATGACTTACCTACGTCCTGATTCAAAGTCGCAGGTAACGATTGAATATGATGAAGATACGCATCAACCTGTTCGTATTCATACGATGGTTCTTTCTACACAACATGATGATTTTGATGAGGATGAAGCAATGTTGAATAAGATTCGTGAAGATGTGAAGAATATTCTATTGCCTAGAACTATTGCTACGCTTCCTGCACGTGTTCAATCGCTTTTTGATGAGAATCTGATCCTTCACGTAAACCCAACAGGGAAGTTTGTGATTGGTGGACCTCATGGAGATACAGGACTTACTGGTCGTAAGATTATTGTGGATACTTATGGTGGAAAAGGGGCTCACGGTGGTGGTGCTTTTTCTGGAAAAGATCCTTCAAAAGTAGACCGTTCTGCTGCATATGCTTCAAGACATATTGCGAAGAACTTGGTTGCTGCTGGGGTTGCTGAAGAGGTACTTGTTCAGTTGTCTTATGCTATTGGTGTTGCAGAGCCAATTAACATCTTTGTGAATACTTATGGTCGTTCAAAAGTGGCATTGTCAGATAACGAGATTGCAAATAAAGTTTCTGAGATTTTTGATCTTAGACCTTATGCAATCGAGGAGAGACTAAAGTTACGTAATCCTATTTATGAGGAGTCTGCTGCTTATGGTCATATGGGTAGAAAACCTCAAATTGTAAAAAAACAATTCTCTTCTCCTTATGCTGGAGGTAAAGAGATAGAAGTTGAGCTTTTTACATGGGAGAAGTTAGACTATGTGGATAAAATAAAAGAGGCTTTCAATATCTAA
- a CDS encoding HAD-IA family hydrolase, protein MKLSPQLLVFDLGRVLLHIDVDRCYRTYSDLGIPSHYEISLKTLFQKYESGNISEQHLLDRVNEDLGTTYTYEAFWSCWDAMIVSYDREVVSLIEDLRTNYQVVLLSNTNLRHQLVFEKMYQECFGGGLESLFDRLFYSHELQCSKPSPLIYEKVERALNVEGESILFFDDLKENLSAANERGWATQQVMEDKYAFKATLKRLIDIKKAPYN, encoded by the coding sequence ATGAAATTATCACCACAGTTACTTGTATTCGATTTGGGACGTGTGCTCCTTCATATCGATGTAGATAGATGCTATCGCACCTATTCTGATTTAGGGATTCCATCCCATTACGAAATTAGTTTAAAAACTCTTTTTCAGAAGTATGAATCTGGTAATATCTCAGAACAGCACCTTTTAGATAGGGTGAATGAGGATTTGGGAACTACTTATACTTACGAGGCGTTTTGGTCTTGCTGGGACGCAATGATCGTTTCTTACGATCGTGAAGTGGTCTCTTTGATAGAGGATTTGAGAACAAATTATCAGGTGGTGCTTCTAAGTAACACAAATTTGCGTCATCAACTTGTTTTTGAAAAGATGTACCAAGAGTGCTTTGGTGGAGGTTTAGAGTCGTTATTTGATCGACTGTTTTACTCCCATGAGTTACAGTGTTCGAAGCCGTCTCCTTTGATATATGAGAAAGTAGAACGTGCGTTGAATGTTGAAGGGGAATCGATTCTATTTTTTGACGACTTGAAAGAGAATCTCTCTGCAGCGAATGAAAGAGGTTGGGCTACACAACAAGTTATGGAGGATAAATATGCATTTAAAGCGACTCTTAAGAGGTTAATAGATATAAAAAAAGCTCCCTATAATTAG
- a CDS encoding ROK family protein, whose translation MKKVAIGIDIGGTNTVFGVVDEMGQVLVKNDIPTPKHGDVDRYITDLSAGVQEMIESVKQLSSDIEILGIGIGAPNGNYYSGTIEYAPNLSFKGVVPLVELVKKRFDLPVIALTNDANAAAIGEMVYGGAKGMKNFVMITLGTGLGSGIVVNGDLVYGHDGFAGEIGHTIVVPNGRSCGCGTPGHLEAYCSAPGIKRTAFELLAHYNGGDSELTKYTFDELNSKIVFEAAERGDKIAIEAFQRTGKLLGRALADTVHHLSPEAIFLFGGPTAAGDYIFKPTKESMEEYLLPIFANKVRILPSELKSGSAAIVGASALVWNEINK comes from the coding sequence ATGAAAAAAGTTGCAATTGGTATCGATATAGGAGGTACTAACACCGTTTTTGGTGTTGTAGACGAGATGGGACAAGTTTTAGTAAAAAATGATATCCCTACACCAAAACATGGGGATGTAGACCGTTATATTACGGACCTATCAGCTGGTGTACAAGAGATGATTGAGTCTGTTAAACAACTAAGTTCAGATATTGAAATTCTTGGTATCGGTATCGGTGCACCAAATGGTAACTACTATAGTGGTACTATTGAATATGCTCCAAACCTATCTTTCAAAGGAGTAGTTCCTCTAGTAGAGCTAGTAAAAAAACGTTTTGATCTTCCTGTAATTGCACTTACTAATGATGCAAACGCTGCTGCTATCGGTGAGATGGTTTATGGTGGTGCCAAAGGAATGAAAAACTTTGTGATGATTACTCTAGGTACAGGTCTAGGTAGTGGTATCGTTGTGAATGGCGATTTAGTATACGGTCACGATGGATTTGCTGGAGAGATTGGACACACTATTGTGGTTCCTAACGGTAGAAGTTGTGGTTGTGGAACTCCTGGTCACCTAGAAGCATACTGTTCAGCTCCTGGTATCAAGAGAACTGCATTTGAGTTATTAGCACACTATAATGGTGGAGATAGCGAACTTACAAAATACACTTTTGACGAATTAAATTCTAAAATAGTATTTGAAGCTGCAGAAAGAGGAGATAAGATCGCAATCGAAGCATTCCAACGTACTGGAAAATTGTTAGGTAGAGCATTGGCTGATACAGTTCATCACCTAAGCCCAGAGGCAATATTCCTTTTTGGTGGTCCAACGGCAGCAGGAGATTATATCTTTAAGCCAACCAAAGAATCGATGGAAGAGTACTTGTTACCAATCTTTGCAAACAAAGTACGTATCCTTCCTTCTGAATTGAAATCAGGAAGCGCAGCTATTGTTGGTGCATCTGCATTGGTTTGGAACGAAATCAACAAATAA
- a CDS encoding OsmC family protein — protein MTTANSIYLGDLRIKSTHLASEVEILSDAPVDNCGKGEAFSPTDMVATAFANCMLTIIGIGARDRGIDIVGTRAEVTKVMISDPRRIFEIKVDVYFPNKEYSEEDKLFLADNTRSFPVGESLNPSIIKTINYYWSEL, from the coding sequence ATGACTACAGCTAATTCTATTTACTTAGGAGATCTTCGTATAAAGAGCACTCATCTAGCTTCTGAGGTGGAGATTCTTTCGGATGCTCCTGTGGATAATTGTGGTAAAGGGGAAGCTTTTTCTCCTACAGATATGGTTGCTACCGCGTTTGCAAATTGTATGTTGACTATCATCGGCATTGGAGCAAGAGATCGAGGAATTGATATTGTTGGGACTCGAGCTGAAGTGACAAAAGTGATGATTTCGGATCCTCGTAGAATTTTTGAAATTAAAGTAGACGTTTACTTTCCAAATAAAGAATATAGTGAAGAGGATAAACTTTTCCTTGCCGACAATACTAGATCGTTTCCTGTTGGAGAGAGTTTGAATCCATCGATTATTAAAACTATAAACTACTATTGGAGCGAATTGTAA